The sequence below is a genomic window from Mercenaria mercenaria strain notata chromosome 14, MADL_Memer_1, whole genome shotgun sequence.
taaagataaataattactaTTTTATCCACCGATTCCTTGGCTCGTCCTTCagacatcagaagaactctgtaacgttttccaggaactccgtaacagttatcagaagaaaacatgacaggttatcagaagaactccatccttcgtgtaacacttcctcccccgtgtcACTCCTCACTCAAGCAATATACAATAGACATATGGTGCACGATTGACTCGTTAGTGTGAGGAAAGAATTCTAAAAGACTGTTCATGGGTCCAACATGAGCTGAAGTGagaatgtaaaatatgttagCATTCTACCAGTAGCCAGGTATAGGGGGCCTATATATAACTGATGTATATCGTACAGTTACACCATCTGGAATAGGTGTATTTTGTTTAAGCACGCGCTTTGTTTAAACAGGGAGTCGTAGGTCATGATAAGTTTTTGCACTGGCTGTGTAAACTTACTAACTAcatcacaactgtcaaactttgcaAATGTGTCTTAGATAAAAAGTGATAATGGTTTAAAATACCCatgtgtaaattttcatgaatttcttattgctttAGTTTTTACCACTGATACAAACCACTTTCCACACTTTTTAAGCAATTGAAACAATGATTTGCAGGATGTAGTTTCAACAAAGTTAACCTTACTTGATACAAATATTCAATTTCATGAGAAGAACGTATTGCTATTATGATAACTTTAATGTTTTGGACATACTTCTCCATTTTGATATCACTTAAACCATGGACTGCGAGTACACTGATTCAGGTGACGGTATTTAAGACATACGTACTGTTTATAGGGGTCATGTTATTGAAAAGGCTCTGATTTGAAATTGAAAGCtggttttaaataagtttgatcTCTTGAGGATGCACAAgtaaataagaccattttaatgtatttaactcaagtttagataaatgaataagaGATGAATCCTTATCCCCACCAATGCCACTTTCTTCTCCGCCACCCAGCAACAACCTAAATTATAGCCACAATATTAGATTCATAAGAAAAGGCTAATAAAACTCGGCGTAATCGATGTGCTGCAGTTTTTGAGACATTATTGCTACGCAATGATGATTTAATTGTGATACCTGCGTATCCTGACTGTCCGTAACCATGGTTACACATTCTGGAAGTGTCTCCGTATTACAAAACAGTTGAAGAAGAATACAGTCCTGCTATAATGCTGGAAACAGTACCGGTGTAGGTAAATCACCCAGCagtgaacactagtcgggatatcagccgcgaccgagAATCGAACCCGGACTGCTGGCGCTGTACAACATAGTCCAACCTACTACCCACTCGTCACTGATCCCTAATTCATCATTAATTATGTGATGGTTTGCATTTGCAAATATGCTATTAAAATGTTGCCGATGATGAACAAGTCGAATTAACTATATGGACCTGTTCTTGAAACTTGTCATATCGAAACTGCAACAATTCATTTAACGACTTTACTACAAGATTTTTTGAAGTCccaataaaatacacataaatgtatTGAATTGTTAAACGGTCGCATCTTGAAACACATTCtagtactttaaatgtattcttttatataaacaaaaatggaGTCTCGCTTTAGTGCCAAGGGAAGTAATGCACccatttacgcctaaaaaggattccagattagtatcccttcctggtgttaTTATGGAAATAGATTCGGATGCGTCGTAATTAGATGACTACATCAAAGCGGtgttcgtgattagattactacgcatctaaACTCAAAGTTGtgttcgtgattagattactacgcatctgaactcaaagtcgtgttcgtgattagattactacgcatctaaACTCAAAGTCGtgttcgtgattagattactacgcatctgaactacCCAAAGCCGTGATTGTGATTAGATCACTACACATCTGAACTCAAAAGcgtgttttatttgccagcaAATCATCAAAACCTAAAATCTGTTTCCCCAAACAAAATACAGAGCGTTTTGCTTTTTCTTCTGAGGGTACTAGCATTATGCTGCCGTCATCCTTAACAGCAGTCTTCAAGGGAGAACAACTTTATTTACTGACACAACTTTCATCTCTCGCTTATCAGGCGACTTCCAAACGCTTATTAATATAATTTCCTGCcatatgaataaaattaaaattctgacTTATACTGGGGCGTATATTTGTAAAAagtcaaaatcaatagaaaataaTTTAACAGACCCTATAGCTTCTTTATAATGCAATGCACCCGCTCTGTATATACAACTTacttaatgtatatttttgtgactttttaaaacgACAGACAGCATTCGTTAAATGGATAAGATGAAAGGATTGCTGCGTTTGGTGTTCTTGTATTGATGCATTATTAAAACATACTGTTCTAAAAGTACAAcagattgtttttaaaaactatGCAATAATTCTACAGATATTTGCAAAGTATCAAGTTTTGCGACAGACGATTTATTAAAGGAAAACCAGATGTTCATTGTATGTTTGACTTTCGAAAATATACTATAAGTTACAATGTAATCACAAagctttattcatttattccatAATGATATTAGCTGAGTTTGGCATTACACATATAACGGATATAACTATGTAACATACACTGACATTCATATAAAATGGCATGTTTAGAAGGTCATGGTTGATGTTGTTTACCAATCACAGCAAAAACGTCTCCTATCTTTAAATGACTGGTAATAACTTTCTCTAACTTATCATATTAACATaaaaacaactatgtatgaaccAAAAGGTCACAGATACACGAATTGCAAATGAAACTATTTCTGCAATCATTAATACGTGAGCACACGGTACATGTATaaaaacgacaacaacaacacataATGTTTACAGACTTTAAAGACAATTTAAGAAAACACATGGCAcgtacatacatgtatgtgtctataacaaaacaaaaccgAACGTTTTAAATCTCATGCACATTTTGTACCTACAAAAAGGGGGCATCATTATTATAGAAATACTGGGATGATAGCAAAGGATCAAAACAGGAATCGCGAATCTTGCGGTTTTGATTCAGGTATGGTCAATTATTTTGGTGCTGTGTCATGCAAGTTTATTCACCAGCTTCCTAAAGATCGATCTTATCCCTTTAAATCCATGTAACAGTTCTAAATATTTTTCCCATTTCTTGTTatatcaaatgtcatttaaatgaATTCTTGAATGACGCTCGAAAATCGCACTATTAGTAAGTATTTTTGCCTtgatgaaaaatttattctcTCAGGTCTAACGCTGAAGATATCCGAAATATTAAATTTGACATGCATAATATTATCACTATCATTTTTCTCCTCTGACTTTTGCAAGTGCCGTATATAACTTTGTATCATCACGTGTCCTAGTTCTTCTTACACCTGTTGCAGGACGTTTGGCCTTTTCTTCTGCGGGTACCAACATTATGCTGTCGTCATCACCACCAGCAGTTTTCAAGGGAACAACTTTATTAGTTGACACAACTTTCATCTCTCGCTTGTCAGGCGACTTGGACGTAGTTTGTTTATCCGGTTGCACAGGCATGACCACGTTTAATGGGATTTCTGGGATCTCCTGAAGATCTTGATCAACTCGGACAAACGTCTGCTTTGTCTGTGACTTTGCCGAAGACTCACGTGGAATTGGTTCGGGCGATTTCGTATCGTCGATTCCATCCGGAGAATTGCGAATACTTTCAGGAGCATGGGAATTTGTATCCATGACAACATTTGAAGCACTAACAATAGACTCTGCAACCTCTGGTTGTTTTTCTATCAACGGCTCAGACTTCATCGACTGTGTCGGACGTTCTGGGGGATCGTCGGCTATTTCCGTCTTTTCCGTCAAAATCCCGAGCGGGCTGTTACGCTGAGGAACATCACTGATAAGCAGATAGTTGCATATGTTGATCTCCCGTCTCTCAGACAATGGAACGTTGCCCCGAACATTCCGTGCGTACATTTTCAAAGTGTACTCGCCGAAAGGGGGCGCTTCTATGAAAAATGTCATTATATTAAGGTCAACTTCAAACTTGTCACTCAGCGAATTGATATTAAAGTCGTTGTCATATGTTGAGGCCATCTTGAAAAAGAACTTCATATTCTGCACCAGGTTTGTATCCACGATTTTGAACCTCAGTTTAGTCTGTGTATTTTTGGCAACAATTACGCCGCTTGTGTAATTGAAAGGAGCCAGCCCTATCTTCGATATGTCTTTTCCAGGACCCCAACCGACCGCGTCCATCTTTGGAAATCCTGTGTTTGCTGATTCTTCGACGAGGACTTTATATACGGCCACCCAGTCATATTCCTTGTACACACTACCTTTATTTGTCTGCTTGCCGACAATTTCCATCCGAAAAATTCCTTGTTCAGGAAATCGCACCTTTATGGAAATTGAGCTGTCTGTAAGTTTATGAATAAAGATAGGGACGCTGTTATTTGACCCATTTGTTAAATAGCGTCTCGTCTCTGGCCTGTCAAAATGTGATATGTAACAGTTAAATTTTTGTTCTGACACTTGTTTAGGTTGTATTCCAAACACAACTTCTACTTCCCCGTCTTGTGCCTCAATTTCACACAATGGATGAGACAGCACTTGCATTCCCAGCTCAAAGAATCTGTTTTTGAGGTTTGCTGTTTCTTCAAATGAATCTATATGCCTCGGAGAATCCAGTAATTGCCAGCGTGGCGTCTCTGCGAAATGTGTGAATATCATGTCCTTTGGATCTGTAAGAAAGAATCTCTCGTCACACTTAAATCGTCCTCGGCCGTCCCCGGGGTCCCTAAGATCACATGCTCCCCAGAGTGTGTCCACAAAACGCCAGTCACCCTCCACACGTACAGCATTCCACTCCCCGTAATGTTTGCTCATGTCAATTTTCTCTCCTATCTGGTAGTTAACTCCCTTCACGGCTCCGTGTATAATCACACAGTACAAACCGGCGTATCTACAAGAAAAAATGTTACCAGACTTGAAGTATTTGTATGATGTTCTAcgttttattacatgtattaaaaagtAAATAGAGGTTTAAGGTTGAAACATTGTTTAGGAACATCGATTATATTAGTAACTaagtattttcacatatattgtgcgttttttattttattttatcattactaTTATACACACGGAACAACTTTAAAGTGTA
It includes:
- the LOC123527845 gene encoding hillarin-like, with the protein product MERVKSALSLNCIKSKIQGGPTIPAIYTKPPSKSYKLSETHDFYVKDLRQLPENLPLPRPPNKSKTETIDIVEYMLVDDKAIRVPMTTLSKPIEALVEYLIEGYDDDLSKVRVLFRWLTNQPINRMQVLEHEPKNKNSALHHLWMLRTKKQRYSNTFSVMCRYAGLYCVIIHGAVKGVNYQIGEKIDMSKHYGEWNAVRVEGDWRFVDTLWGACDLRDPGDGRGRFKCDERFFLTDPKDMIFTHFAETPRWQLLDSPRHIDSFEETANLKNRFFELGMQVLSHPLCEIEAQDGEVEVVFGIQPKQVSEQKFNCYISHFDRPETRRYLTNGSNNSVPIFIHKLTDSSISIKVRFPEQGIFRMEIVGKQTNKGSVYKEYDWVAVYKVLVEESANTGFPKMDAVGWGPGKDISKIGLAPFNYTSGVIVAKNTQTKLRFKIVDTNLVQNMKFFFKMASTYDNDFNINSLSDKFEVDLNIMTFFIEAPPFGEYTLKMYARNVRGNVPLSERREINICNYLLISDVPQRNSPLGILTEKTEIADDPPERPTQSMKSEPLIEKQPEVAESIVSASNVVMDTNSHAPESIRNSPDGIDDTKSPEPIPRESSAKSQTKQTFVRVDQDLQEIPEIPLNVVMPVQPDKQTTSKSPDKREMKVVSTNKVVPLKTAGGDDDSIMLVPAEEKAKRPATGVRRTRTRDDTKLYTALAKVRGEK